A single region of the Candidatus Poribacteria bacterium genome encodes:
- a CDS encoding helix-turn-helix transcriptional regulator produces the protein MVGECLRRFRLARGMSLEDLETAIDGLVSSQTLSKYERGELQPTARDLNRIASAFGIKSVQLWGEPTCDTEAEPLLNQTMDLSTDKPLSERRRFLQLPKEKRDRILSEQAEEMADFYENDTEWQEWLAGPILDYDIP, from the coding sequence ATGGTAGGAGAATGCCTGAGAAGATTTAGACTCGCTCGTGGCATGTCTCTCGAGGACTTGGAAACTGCAATTGATGGGTTAGTTAGCAGTCAAACGCTGTCAAAGTATGAACGCGGGGAACTGCAACCGACAGCGAGAGACCTCAATCGAATCGCTTCTGCCTTTGGAATTAAGTCCGTTCAATTGTGGGGTGAGCCAACCTGTGATACAGAAGCCGAACCCCTTCTTAATCAGACGATGGATCTGTCTACTGATAAACCACTTAGTGAACGTCGTAGGTTTCTACAGTTACCAAAGGAGAAGAGAGATCGTATCCTAAGCGAACAAGCGGAGGAGATGGCGGATTTCTACGAAAACGATACAGAATGGCAGGAATGGTTAGCGGGTCCCATTCTCGATTACGATATCCCCTAA